A segment of the Microscilla marina ATCC 23134 genome:
ACTGTTTTAACAAAACATTGTAATGGCAATAAAATCAATAACTCAGTGATAGCCAAATACAGCATAAGTAAAGAAACCCAACCTAATGAATCAACAGTTTTTTACAAGCAAACAAAAACCTGTACTGCTACAGGTTACCCCAAAAGGCATAGGGGGCGAGGGCAACGTATACAGTGTAGTGGTGGATGACAATGAAGTGCCCCTAGTGGCTAAAATATACCATACCAAAGAGTTAGAAAGAGAAGCGACCAATCAACAACAAGGCAAACCTACCCGTGAAGCCAAAATTCGCCACCTCATAAGGTTCCAGACGCAACTCTCACCCAATTGTTCGGCTATTTTTCCAGAGGAAACATTGTATAATGCGCAAGGCGATTTTGTGGGTTTTTTGATGCGTGAAGCCCCTGGCGATACCGACTTATCAAGCCTTTGTTCGTTAAAATTATTTGCAGGTTTGCCCAGTCAGTGGCATCAAAAGTATGACCGTTATGAGGGGGCAGGAGTAGCTGATTTTGCCCAGTTATGCCAGAAAATAGCCCAGGTATTTGCTCAGATTCATCAAACCGAAGAGTTGGTGTTGGTAGATGTAAAACCCGAAAATATCCACGTATCATTTCAGGGTGAGGTATCATTGATTGATATTGACTCGGTGCAGGTGGTTAACAAAAACGAAGTACTTTTTCCGGCAAACAAACTTACCCCAGAATATTGCCCTCCTGAATATCAAGACCTTCATTTTAAACAAGATTTTATTCCCCAAACCTGGGATAGGTTTGCGCTGGGAGTTATTTTTTATAAATTATTGTTGGGTTTACACCCCTACACGGGCAGTTGTTACCCACCCTATGATGAACTTACCACCAATGCCCAAAAAATAGCTGAGGGGTTGTTTCCACATGGTGCCCAAAAAGAATATTTTTCTATCATACCTCACCCTCATCAAAGTTTTAACAAAATGCCCGAAGAACTGCGAGCACTTTTTTATCGTTGTTTTGAAGAGGGGCACCAAAAACCCGATGCACGTCCTCAGGCTACAGAGTGGGAGCAAGCCTTTGGGCAGGTAGCCCACCACGAGTATGCAGGTATGGTGCGTGTGGCGCCGCAAGTACTCACCAAGGTTGAGCCAAACAATGCTACTACCCCAGTGCAGGCAGTCAAAGAATCAAGGGTGGCATTGTGGGGCTTTTTCAGTGCCGCAGTCATGTTGCTCTTTTTTCTGAGTATCATATTCAAAAACATTGCAGGTGAAGCACCTGTGTATGCTGCCGATTATGAATATTACAAGCAGTACTTTCCGGGCGATTATCAGGTAGCCCACCCTATAGTTGAAGGGCGTCGTTTGGTGCTCAATTATGGTAAGTACGGTTTTTTGAACAGCAAAAATGAAGTAGTCATTCCTTTGCAATACGACTATGCCGACGATTTTAAAGAAGGAGTTGCCTGTGTAGCAAAAAATGGGAAGTATGGATTTATAGATGAGCAAGGCAAGGTCGTCATTCCTTTACAATATGATGGTGCCGCATTTTTTTTCAATGGCAAAGCACAAATAGAAATAATTACCCCTAAGGGTAGAAAGTACCTCCTGATCGATCGTGATGGCAAGCCAGTGACCCATAAGTATGACTATATTGGCGACTTTTATTACGGGAGAGCCGTGGTCAGAACGGGAGACCTGATAGGGTTTATTGATGAAAATGGCCACGAAATCATCTCACTGAAGTATATTTATGCGCATAACTTTGACGAAACAGGCGTAGCATTAGTAGGTGATAAACTAAAAAAACATTATATTAATAAAGCAGGTGGGCATGTACGCAATTATATTCCGCCTAAGCACTAAAGCAATGGTAATTTAATGCCTGACCAACGTTGTTACACTATGAAAAAGTTGACTGTATATACATCTGATCAAATACCTATTTTGCTTGAAAACCCTCCATTGGGGCAAGGAGGGGAGGGAGTGGTATACAAAACCCGCAATGCCCGGCTCAACGGTAACTTTGTGGCCAAAATATACCACCCACAAGAACGTACTGACTTACGTGAGCCTAAAATCAAGTACCTGATTGAGCACGCTCCTCAGCTGGAGGTGACCAATAGCGCCATTTTTCCCGAACAGCCTCTGTATAACCAAGCAGGTGAGTTTGTGGGTTTTTTGATGAAACAAACCATCGATCAAGTGGACATCACGTCATTGTGTAGTCTTACACCATCGGCAAAACTGAATGCCAGTTGGCATAAAAAATACCATCGTTACACTGCCCAGGGGGTAGGAAATCGGCTAAAAGTATGTTATAATATTGCCCAGGCATTTGCCCAATTGCACCAGTCTGGTAAGTTTGTCTTTGTTGACATTAAACCTGAAAATATAAAGCTTACTTATGATGGCACTGTGTCTTTGATAGACATAGATTCTATTCAAATAGCTGAAAACAATCAGTTGCTGTTTGCAGCGCAAAAACTGACGCACGAATACAGTCCAGCCGAAATTGCCCAGCTGGACTTTAAGAAAGAATATGTGCCCCAGCACTGGGACAGGTTTTCATTGGCAGTGGTATTTTATAAAATCTTGTTTGGACTGCACCCCTATACTGGAAGCTGCCAACCACCTTTTGATCAACATGTGACCAACGAACAAAAAATAGCTAAAGGCTTGTTTGTACACGGGAGGCAAAAAAAGCATTTTAAGGTAATACCTACGCCCCATCAAAACTTCAAGCTTATTTCACGTAAACTACAACAATTGTTTTTACGTGCATTTGAAGAGGGACACCAACAACCCGACAAACGCCCCACGATGCATGAGTGGATGGAAGTGTTGACTCAAACCAAGGCTTTTGAGTTTAAATCAACCCATACTGTACAAAACTGGGAGCTGCAACCATTGTCAAGTGCTCATTCAAATGTGCAAGCTGGCGTTTTGTCGTCTCCATCGCCTCAGGTAGTAAATAGTGCTTGGCAAACATTACAGGTAAAGCTTAATAAAAACATACGCTTGGTGGGCATGGTAAGTATTTTAGTAGGTGCAGGAATTATATTTGGGATAGCCAATAGTAGTTTGTCGTTTAACTCAAGCGATGCACCCGCGTCAGAACGGATGCTTACTATGGGTACCTTTCACGATGGTGTTGCTTGGCAAAAATATAGCAAAGACAGTTATATATATGTAGATCGCTGGGATAAATGGGCAATCAACGAAACGTTTGAAGAAGCTTATGACTTTGCAGACGGAACGGCAAAAGTAAAGAAACGAGGAAAATATGGCTTTATCAGTTTACAAGGACGGCAGGTAGTACCGTTTGAGTATGACTACATAGAGGGAACCACCCTGCCCACTGGCAAACGCCTACTCAAAGTAGGGCAAGGCAATAAGTTTGGTTTGATTAATCGGAATGGCGAACGAGTATTACCTATCATTTATGACAATGTATGGTATAATAGCAAAACAGGTGTGATAGAGTTGCAAAAAGGAACTAAATTTGGCTTGTATGATCATGAAGGAGTAGAGCTTGCCCCATTTAGGTACAAGTCACGCCAGGAAATGAAACAACAGACTAAGCGGTTACTCAAGCTATACCATTCTATCAAATGATCAGCAAATCAGTAGCAACTGTTACCAATCTGGCAATTGATTGATCATTATTAATTACTAAGTAACTATAACTAATAAATACAACAACATAATTAAAGGTTTAGTTGATTGTTCTTATATTGTCAGTCAGTAGACAAAATATGAACTGTTTAAAACTCAAAAAAGATCATGACTCAGCAATTTGATGAGAAAAGTAAGGGCGGTTTTGGGCGCAAAATAAAGTTTACCCGCGATGCAGACGACCAAGAACCACAAAAAGGCAAGTACGAAGACATATTGAAAAGCGTAGTGGTTACGGGGTTTATTTTGGCGGCTTTGATTGCCTTAATTACTCAGGTAAACATACCTGAAACCAAGCGACCAACGGTTGCCAAGAAAAAGGTGAGCGAAGAAGAAAAAGAACGGATACGCAGGCTAAAGCAATATTCTTCGGTAGGGTATTTTCACGAAGGTTATGCACGCGCCGAAAAGAACGGGAAGTATGGCTTTGTAGATGAAAACGGCAAAGAGATAATTCCTCCTAAGTATGAGTGGGTAGGAAAATTTAAAGAAGGAGTAGTAAGGGTGTTTAAC
Coding sequences within it:
- a CDS encoding WG repeat-containing protein, which codes for MNQQFFTSKQKPVLLQVTPKGIGGEGNVYSVVVDDNEVPLVAKIYHTKELEREATNQQQGKPTREAKIRHLIRFQTQLSPNCSAIFPEETLYNAQGDFVGFLMREAPGDTDLSSLCSLKLFAGLPSQWHQKYDRYEGAGVADFAQLCQKIAQVFAQIHQTEELVLVDVKPENIHVSFQGEVSLIDIDSVQVVNKNEVLFPANKLTPEYCPPEYQDLHFKQDFIPQTWDRFALGVIFYKLLLGLHPYTGSCYPPYDELTTNAQKIAEGLFPHGAQKEYFSIIPHPHQSFNKMPEELRALFYRCFEEGHQKPDARPQATEWEQAFGQVAHHEYAGMVRVAPQVLTKVEPNNATTPVQAVKESRVALWGFFSAAVMLLFFLSIIFKNIAGEAPVYAADYEYYKQYFPGDYQVAHPIVEGRRLVLNYGKYGFLNSKNEVVIPLQYDYADDFKEGVACVAKNGKYGFIDEQGKVVIPLQYDGAAFFFNGKAQIEIITPKGRKYLLIDRDGKPVTHKYDYIGDFYYGRAVVRTGDLIGFIDENGHEIISLKYIYAHNFDETGVALVGDKLKKHYINKAGGHVRNYIPPKH
- a CDS encoding protein kinase domain-containing protein, encoding MKKLTVYTSDQIPILLENPPLGQGGEGVVYKTRNARLNGNFVAKIYHPQERTDLREPKIKYLIEHAPQLEVTNSAIFPEQPLYNQAGEFVGFLMKQTIDQVDITSLCSLTPSAKLNASWHKKYHRYTAQGVGNRLKVCYNIAQAFAQLHQSGKFVFVDIKPENIKLTYDGTVSLIDIDSIQIAENNQLLFAAQKLTHEYSPAEIAQLDFKKEYVPQHWDRFSLAVVFYKILFGLHPYTGSCQPPFDQHVTNEQKIAKGLFVHGRQKKHFKVIPTPHQNFKLISRKLQQLFLRAFEEGHQQPDKRPTMHEWMEVLTQTKAFEFKSTHTVQNWELQPLSSAHSNVQAGVLSSPSPQVVNSAWQTLQVKLNKNIRLVGMVSILVGAGIIFGIANSSLSFNSSDAPASERMLTMGTFHDGVAWQKYSKDSYIYVDRWDKWAINETFEEAYDFADGTAKVKKRGKYGFISLQGRQVVPFEYDYIEGTTLPTGKRLLKVGQGNKFGLINRNGERVLPIIYDNVWYNSKTGVIELQKGTKFGLYDHEGVELAPFRYKSRQEMKQQTKRLLKLYHSIK